Within Oncorhynchus keta strain PuntledgeMale-10-30-2019 chromosome 30, Oket_V2, whole genome shotgun sequence, the genomic segment GAGATTAATAAACGATATATTATCTTAATCCAGTGTTTTTTAACCGTTCTATTGTATTTGTAATCTACATGTACCAGAACAAGTGTGTCTCTTCCGCGCCCCACCTCGTATGAAGCGCagagcctctccctctcctctgataAAGCGCAGTGATAGGGGAGGGGACGCCACTGACTGACAACACTGGACAGAAAATTATTTCACTGATCAACAGCGGCCCTTAGAGTCCACGACATGAACATCAGATTAAATGTGAACATAAATCGGTTCAGAAAAAAATGCAATACTTTACAGCTATACTTTTTCAAATTTATATTCAACCAAGTGCAAAGTGATATCTAAATAAATCACCGTTCAATTACTAGAATATTATGATCAGCAGGGAACATAGTAATCATAAGATACTAAAACATGTCCTATCATCTCAGTCATAGAATGGATCGTGCGTAAAAACATGGCCATGTGTCCGCCGTCCAAACCACGACTGAAAATACAGTCAAATACCTTTCTAGAGTGTTATTTTGTTCCGATTGCCCTGGGCTACACAAGGCTGAAACTCTATAGAAACTTTTCATCAATACACAGCAGTTCAACAATGGATACTTTGTGTGAGAGAGCGGAGCAAACCTCTGTTGCTCATTGACAGAAGTTGTGCTGTCCACACAGAGTGGTTCTGAAGTTGCATTTTAGCGCCGCAGCGTAACGATTGTAGCGCTTCGTCACATACATTCTAAATAACATTCTACAAACTCAGCAGGCCTACTATGATTGTCAAAGCTTTAACAAAAACGTAGAAGATAACTTGGCCCTATAAAGTTCACCGAATATACAGAATAAAGTGCACATTTTAGAGATGTATTCCATCAAGATGTTGTATATTATTCAACATCAGCTAAACTCACCTCTAGTGGAGAGTCTAGTTCATCCAGGATGTTCTGTTCACTCTGCATCCGCTGCATCGTCCCTGTAGAACTGGGGTCCATTATCAGTACGTTCTGACTACAGGGTCTGACGAACTTACAGTCACTCTTTCTGGAGTCAGTCGTCCTGCACACCTCGTAATTGTACACGTGCTGTAGAGTTCCTGTCCCCAAGGTGTCTGCGTAACGCGGTGGATAATACGGAATAACCGGGAGATTGGAATGATAGAGAACGCGAGACTGTCTCCATCGGTATATTTTCACTGATATAATAACCACTACACATGTGATGAACAGAAATGAGACTACAGCCAAAGCCAAGACTAAGTAAAAAGTCAGGTTGTCATTGTACTCCTTGTCGTGCGTAAAGTCAATGAACTCCGAGAGCACTTCAGGAAGCTGTCCGCCACCGCCACGTTAACATTGACTGTAGCTGAACGAGAAGGCTGCCCGTTGTCCTCCACTACAACAGTGAGCCTTTGTTTCACAACATCTTTATCCGTGACTTGACGTATAGTTCGTATTTCTCCATTCTGTAAACCCACTCAAACAGCGCCCTGTCTGTCGCTTTCTGCAGTTTATACGAGAGCCAGGCATTCTGTCCAGAGTCCACATCAACAGCCACCACTTTAGTGACAAGATAGCCCACATCTGCTGAACGAGGCACCATTTCAGCCACCAGAGAGTTACTAGTCTGGACTGGGTACAGAACCTGAGGCGAGTTGTCATTCTGATCCTGTATCATTATTTTGACAGTCACATTactactgagaggaggagagcctcCGTCTTGCGCTTTAACAACCACTGTAAGCTGTTTAATTTGTTCATAATCAAAGGAACGAACCGCATGTAAAACTCCAGTTTCAGAGTTAATAGATATATAAGTAGAGACTGGAGTTCCACTGATCTGCGTGTCCTCCAAGAGGTACGAGATTCTAGCGTTCTGATTCCAGTCAGAGTCCCGCGCGCTGACAGTAAATATGGACATTCCAGGAGAGTTATTCTCTGTGACGTAAGTCGAGTATGAGCGCTGATGAAACAATGGAGCATTGTCATTTACGTCAGAGATTCTAAGGTGTAATGTCCTCGTGCTGGAGAGTGGAGGCGAACCAGAATCTGTCGCTGTTATGGTGATGTTGTATTCCTGTGTCGTTTCTCTGTCAAAAGCTCCATCTGAGATCAAAGTATAATAACTACTTAACGAAGATTGGATCTTAAACGGGAGGTTAGTAGTTAAAGAGCAGGTGATCTGTCCGTTTCTCTCTGAATCAGCGTCTTTCACATTTATAATAGCGATCGTGGTACCAGTAGGAGCATCTTCAGACACAGGGCTGGAAAAAGACATGACGTTTATAACAGGCGCATTGTCATTTTTGTCAATTATTTCAATGACAACTTTACTGGTGTCTGTTAAACCTCCTTCGTCTTTAGCCTCAACTCTAACCTCGTATTTTGTATCTTTCTCGTAATCTATTTCCCCCGCAACTGATATTGTGCCTGTTGTTTCGTCTATGTTGAAAATGTCCGCTAAATGTTTTTTGAGGTTGGAGAAGGAATAGGAGACGACGCCGTTTGATCCGTTATCTGCATCGCTGGCATTTACGGTGGCAATATATGTGCCTTGCAGTGCGTTTTCCATCACAGTAGCTCTGTACACTGACTGGTTAAACACAGGCGCATTGTCATTGACATCTAGGACAGTTATTTCTATATTTACTGTGCCAGATCTCTGCGGATTTCCACCGTCTACAGCGATTAGCTTTAACGAGAGACGAGGATGCTCCTCTCTATCTAACGGTTTCTGGAGGACCATCTCAGCATATTTACTGCCGTCTGGATTCGTATGTTGCTTTAGAATGAAATTATCATTGGGAGTTAAATCATAACTCTGCAGGGCGTTGAGCCCTACGTCAGGATCTTCTGCACTCGCCAACGTAAAATGAGAGCCCAAGGTAGCAGACTCGCTAATTTCAAACGTAATATCTTTCTTTGGAAAATCAGGGGCATGGTCATTTATATCCAGAATCTCCACAGTAATACGACGTAGTTCGATAGGGTTTTCTAGAAGGATTTCGAATCTGAAGCTACACGGCGTCACATCGCCACAAAGCTGCTCTCGGTCTATTCTCTCACTCACGACTAGAATCCCTTTGTCTGTCTTCAGCTCTGTGTACTGAATGCTTTCTCCGGTCACGATACGGGCCCGACCCGCTCTGAGCCTTTTCAAATCTAACCCCAGGTCTTGAGCTACGTTACCGATAAGATAACCTTTCTTCATCTCCTCCGGAATGGAATAGCGGATTTGGCCACTGACAATATGACTGAAATACAGGAGGGAAATCAGTACTTGCCACAGTTGTCCACAGCACAAACGCCATCTTAAGTATTTAGGTTGAAGGAATCCTTCAGATGACATAGCCAGCAAAGAATAAAATCCAACACGAATATTCCTTAGACCTTATCCTCAGAGACGACAAGCGAAGAGGAAACTGATAGTGGAAGTGTTATTTTAATAGAGTCTATTCATTTTAACTGTCTCCTTCACGTATCCGTTTGAGcgagtgtctctctctcgcgcccCGCCTGCTATTAAGAGCAaagagtctctccctctcctctggcaGAGCGCAGTAATAGGGGAGGGGAGTCTACTGACTGACAACACTGGATATAAATTATTTCACTGATCAACAGCGGCCCTTAGAGTCCAAAACACGAACACCAGATTATAGTTGAATTGATAAAAACGTAGAAATGATTAATCACTTCACAGCACTACTTTCCTTCCAACATTTTTCAAATAGCTAGTTAAAAACGGTGCTTGGTGCAATCTCAATAAATTCAGTCACTGTAATACAATGACAAGGCAAATAGCAACAATATGATACTAAAGCATGCCACACTATCCTCTCAGCCACAATAT encodes:
- the LOC127913700 gene encoding protocadherin beta-16-like; translated protein: MSSEGFLQPKYLRWRLCCGQLWQVLISLLYFSHIVSGQIRYSIPEEMKKGYLIGNVAQDLGLDLKRLRAGRARIVTGESIQYTELKTDKGILVVSERIDREQLCGDVTPCSFRFEILLENPIELRRITVEILDINDHAPDFPKKDITFEISESATLGSHFTLASAEDPDVGLNALQSYDLTPNDNFILKQHTNPDGSKYAEMVLQKPLDREEHPRLSLKLIAVDGGNPQRSGTVNIEITVLDVNDNAPVFNQSVYRATVMENALQGTYIATVNASDADNGSNGVVSYSFSNLKKHLADIFNIDETTGTISVAGEIDYEKDTKYEVRVEAKDEGGLTDTSKVVIEIIDKNDNAPVINVMSFSSPVSEDAPTGTTIAIINVKDADSERNGQITCSLTTNLPFKIQSSLSSYYTLISDGAFDRETTQEYNITITATDSGSPPLSSTRTLHLRISDVNDNAPLFHQRSYSTYVTENNSPGMSIFTVSARDSDWNQNARISYLLEDTQISGTPVSTYISINSETGVLHAVRSFDYEQIKQLTVVVKAQDGGSPPLSSNVTVKIMIQDQNDNSPQVLYPVQTSSSLVAEMVPRSADVGYLVTKVVAVDVDSGQNAWLSYKLQKATERALFEVGLQNGEIRTVRQVTDKDAVKQRLTVVVEDNGQPSRSATVNVNVAVADSFPEVLSEFTDFTHDKEYNDNLTFYLVLALAVVSFLFITCLVVIISVKIYRWRQSRVLYHSNLPVIPYYPPRYADTLGTGTLQHVYNYEVCRTTDSRKSDCKFVRPCSQNVLIMDPSSTGTMQRIQSENNILDEPDSPLEAFQHQCHGQRFCVGSSKEAVFE